In Vigna unguiculata cultivar IT97K-499-35 chromosome 3, ASM411807v1, whole genome shotgun sequence, a single genomic region encodes these proteins:
- the LOC114175861 gene encoding uncharacterized protein LOC114175861, with the protein MALSILLTLTLFLLPHVKGKDVVIAEDGYTVTTLFDGHKPHIFPYIVLQRPFSSDLILLDSVNSTFYTAQFPITQEIVFTRLSGDGSVGYLDGDVGSARFDKPRSFAFDLRGNVYVADKNNRAIRKISAKGVTTIAGGDFSEKSTSKDVPALNASFSNDFDLTFIPGMCALLVSDHMHRLVRQISLKEEDCTYGSRSGLSAVMTWTLGLGLSCLLGLVIGFAVRPYIISNKRPNSCRCKETWKHCLTSLGKLAPMLFYGAKSAIASCSCSSVYTILVRFWRLSLSHFVCLSRIRINIVAPRPHLESVSLLDLDACNSGEVTKPGKYYDQLKDLMSFDEDSTKGFFNRGNDSIGRRNVCHEGDLLVKANMGIVEPPNDNVLHPDSSVCNMGIVKRR; encoded by the exons ATGGCTCTCTCTATCTTACTCACACTCACTCTCTTCCTCCTCCCACACG ttAAGGGCAAAGATGTTGTCATCGCTGAAGACGGTTACACCGTCACCACCTTATTCGACGGCCACAAGCCTCATATATTCCCTTACATCGTCCTTCAACGACCCTTTTCTTCCGATCTCATCCTTCTCGATTCTGTCAACAGCACTTTCTACACCGCGCAATTCCCCATTACCCAAG AAATCGTTTTCACTAGGCTTTCAGGAGATGGTTCTGTGGGGTATTTGGATGGGGACGTTGGTTCTGCTCGGTTTGATAAACCCAGAAGCTTTGCTTTTGATCTTAGAGGGAATGTGTATGTTGCTGACAAGAACAACCGTGCAATAAGGAAAATTAGTGCCAAGG GTGTGACCACAATTGCTGGAGGAGATTTCTCAGAAAAGTCGACCTCAAAGGATGTCCCTGCACTTAATGCATCATTTTCAAATGATTTTGACCTGACCTTCATTCCGGGGATGTGTGCTTTACTGGTGTCAGATCACATGCATCGATTGGTCCGCCAGATTAGTTTGAAGGAGGAGGATTGCACCTATGGTTCTAGATCTG GGCTAAGTGCAGTTATGACTTGGACTCTTGGATTAGGACTTTCATGTTTACTTGGGTTAGTAATTGGGTTTGCAGTGCGCCCTTACATCATCTCTAAT AAACGCCCCAATTCTTGCCGTTGCAAAGAGACATGGAAGCATTGCCTAACCAGTCTGGGGAAGCTAGCTCCGATGCTCTTCTACGGCGCCAAAAGCGCAATTGCTAGCTGTAGTTGCTCCTCTGTTTACACGATCTTGGTGAGGTTTTGGAGATTGAGCCTCTCACATTTTGTTTGCTTGTCTAGAATTAGAATCAACATAGTTGCTCCAAGGCCACATCTGGAGTCTGTGTCTTTGCTAGATTTAGATGCCTGCAATAGTGGTGAGGTAACAAAACCAGGTAAGTACTATGACCAATTGAAGGATTTGATGAGTTTTGATGAAGATTCAACCAAGGGATTCTTCAACAGAGGAAATGATAGCATAGGAAGGAGGAATGTGTGCCATGAAGGTGATCTCTTGGTGAAGGCTAACATGGGCATTGTAGAGCCACCTAATGATAACGTTCTCCATCCAGACTCATCTGTTTGTAATATGGGTATTGTGAAGCGTAGATGA
- the LOC114175441 gene encoding uncharacterized protein LOC114175441 — MIRSWFVPDFSKQRCPFSMELVIQDKETEISEGHVYAIQNFSVAPNSGIYRTTHHPYKINFQFGTKVSLLHGNLVPDMKPQYTPLSLLTTTGFDTDYLVDKVQVQNCKFYTRIKYNVNFNEASELKSRMFENNESPFQGLTQLSQTSKHTVEEEFLTLTPRTTIQGLKDCKEVTTYILLGTIKHILGEDDWWYTACLCNKAVYPDSKIYRIKIRVIDSSNPTTFMLFDRDATTIFKKSCADMLETHDKMNASGNLPKEFDQLVDKSLLFKVESRNDHTFKLEQSFRVKKVCVDDDIIQKFNDSSMKSVDVYAGNDEFSRQKQHVVNESTVDIAEDLLVIFTKETIECGSQSPDLIKDNATNDDGNSSLKREFAKKTASFESIEEDSVPLKLLKRNIKKEKSVI; from the exons ATGATACGTTCATGGTTTGTTCCAGATTTCAGTAAACAGAGGTGTCCCTTCTCCATGGAATTGGTTATTCAAGACAAAGAG aCTGAAATTTCTGAAGGGCATGTTTATGCCATCCAAAATTTCAGTGTGGCTCCCAATTCTGGAATATACAGAACTACGCACCACCCTTATAAGATTAATTTCCAGTTTGGTACAAAAGTTAGTTTGCTTCATGGTAACTTGGTTCCTGATATGAAACCACAATACACACCTTTGTCCTTATTGACAACCACTGGATTTGATACTGATTATTTAGTTg ataaggttcaagttcaaaattgtaAGTTCTACACTAGGATTAAGTACAATGTTAACTTCAATGAGGCATCTGAACTAAAATCAAG AATGTTTGAGAACAATGAATCTCCCTTTCAAGGATTAACGCAGCTCTCTCAGACTTCCAAACATACTGTGGAGGAAGAATTTTTAACTCTTACACCTAGGACGACCATTCAAGGTCTTAAAGATTGTAAagag GTTACCACTTACATATTGTTGGGAACCATTAAGCATATTTTGGGTGAGGATGATTGGTGGTATACTGCTTGTCTTTGCAACAAAGCTGTTTATCCAGATTCAAAGAT ATATAGGATCAAGATCCGAGTTATTGACTCATCTAATCCAACCACATTTATGCTGTTTGATAGGGATGCAACCACCATTTTCAAAAAAAGTTGTGCTGATATGTTAGAGACTCATGATAAG ATGAATGCTTCTGGAAATTTGCCTAAGGAGTTTGATCAGTTAGTTGATAAAAGTTTGTTGTTTAAAGTTGAAAGTAGGAACGATCACACTTTCAAACTTGAACAGTCTTTCAGAGTGAAGAAAGTATGTGTTGATGATGATATCATTCAGAAGTTCAATGATTCTTCGATGAAATCTGTG GATGTTTATGCTGGGAATGATGAGTTTAGCAGGCAAAAACAACATGTAGTCAATGAGTCCACAGTTGATATTGCAGAG GATTTATTAGTCATATTTACCAAAGAAACAATTGAGTGTGGATCCCAATCACCTGACTTAATCAAAGATAATGCAACGAATGATGATGGTAACAGTTCACTTAAGAGAGAATTTGCAAAGAAGACTGCATCATTTGAATCCATTGAAGAAGACAGTGTTCCTTTGAAGCtgctaaaaagaaatattaagaagGAAAAATCAGTTATTTGA
- the LOC114175442 gene encoding uncharacterized protein LOC114175442 — protein sequence MTSTEATRSGNLILDHCFLFGNTVLVLFDSGASHSFISHDCVERLGLSTRDLGCELMVSTPASGQVSTNLACVGCLMEVEGRCLMEVEGRRFKVNLVCLPLEGLEVILGMDWLSINHVVLDCGRRRIVFPETKGIKLVTSGEAVKEMKQGSTCFVIVAQEKKMSTKEQISRISVVDEYADVFPDEIPELPPSRDIDFSIDLIPGAGPVLAAPYRMAPAELAELKKQIKDLLEKRFI from the coding sequence ATGACTAGTACTGAGGCCACCCGGTCAGGTAACTTGATTCTGGACCACTGTTTTCTTTTTGGTAACACCGTGTTGGTATTGTTTGACTCAGGAGCTTCACACTCCTTCATATCCCATGACTGTGTGGAGAGATTGGGATTGTCTACTCGTGATCTGGGATGCGAGTTGATGGTCTCGACACCAGCATCTGGACAGGTTTCAACAAATCTAGCCTGTGTTGGATGCTTGATGGAGGTAGAGGGCAGATGCTTGATGGAGGTAGAGGGCAGACGCTTCAAGGTGAATCTAGTTTGCTTGCCCTTGGAGGGATTGGAGGTCATTCTGGGAATGGACTGGTTGTCTATCAACCATGTGGTActtgattgtggacggcgcagGATTGTGTTTCCAGAAACAAAGGGGATAAAGTTGGTGACGTCTGGAGAGGCAGTGAAAGAGATGAAGCAAGGATCTACTTGTTTTGTGATAGTAGCCCAAGAGAAAAAGATGAGCACCAAGGAGCAGATCAGCAGAATATCGGTGGTGGATGAATACGCCGACGTATTCCCAGATGAGATACCTGAGTTACCACCCAGCCGGGATATAGATTTCTCAATTGATCTAATCCCTGGAGCGGGTCCAGTGTTGGCAGCTCCGTACAGAATGGCACCAGCGGAACTAGCAGAATTGAAGAAACAGATAAAAGACTTGCTAGAGAAGAGATTCATCTGA